A single region of the Methylocystis echinoides genome encodes:
- a CDS encoding methyltransferase family protein, producing MTPAPDADAPPARAPWPPILIVLTLVAGRGLDWLTGGALAGLVAFPGAAILGGAIVALALANDLWCARTFARLKTTILPHRAASHLATDGPFRVSRNPIYVSHVAVTLGLGLLMGAPFVVLLTPALAVALQKFSIEPEERHLLAKFGADYRAYMARTRRWL from the coding sequence ATGACCCCTGCCCCCGACGCCGACGCCCCGCCCGCCCGCGCGCCCTGGCCGCCAATCCTGATCGTGCTGACGCTCGTCGCCGGCCGCGGGCTCGACTGGCTCACCGGCGGGGCGCTCGCGGGTCTCGTCGCCTTTCCCGGCGCGGCGATCCTCGGCGGCGCCATCGTCGCGCTGGCGCTGGCCAATGACCTGTGGTGCGCCCGGACCTTCGCGCGGCTGAAGACGACGATCCTGCCGCATCGCGCGGCGTCGCATCTCGCCACGGACGGCCCCTTCCGCGTCTCGCGCAATCCGATCTATGTCTCGCATGTCGCCGTCACCCTGGGGCTCGGCCTGCTCATGGGCGCGCCTTTCGTGGTCCTGCTGACGCCGGCGCTCGCCGTCGCCCTGCAGAAGTTTTCCATCGAGCCCGAGGAGCGGCATCTTCTCGCAAAATTCGGCGCGGACTACCGGGCCTATATGGCGCGCACGCGCCGCTGGCTCTAA
- a CDS encoding heavy metal translocating P-type ATPase, giving the protein MGAQTQLDFNVRGMTCASCVSHVEKALKATPGVEAANVNLATERVDVTLTPDANPAALAKAVADAGYDPVVETIELGVGRMTCASCVAHVEKALKAVPGVLEASVNLATERASVRALSGPGLTARLRRAITEAGYEPRRIETDAGAADRERARREEEMTQLRTRLILSAVLTAPVFILEMGGHVIPAFHHWTMANIGEETIRYLSFMFATIVLFGPGLVFYQKGLPALFRGQPDMNALVAVGTLSAYLYSCVATFLPQVLPAGAVNVYYEAAVVIVTLILFGRFLEARAKGRTSEAIRALARLQPRTARVERDGESVDIDIDDVHVGDIVLVRPGERIPTDGVVTAGSSHVDESMVTGEPAPVAKAAGAVVTGATVNGAGAFSFRATRVGADTTLAGIIRMVEQAQGAKLPIQAMVDRVTAVFVPVIFAIAAVTFAVWMLVGPEPRLTYALVNAVAVLIIACPCAMGLATPAAIMTGTGRAAELGVLFRKGEALQTLQDVTLIAFDKTGTLTFGKPRLTDLVAARGEKDDALLRLAASVEAQSEHPVAAAIVAAAKDRGLKLAPVASFESVSGMGVAGVVERRRIAIGAERYMASLRFDTKAFAEDAAALSEEGKTPFYVAVDGKVRAILCVADDLKPTTKPAIDALHAIGVKTAMITGDDVRTAKAIARRLGIDEVVAGVMPDGKVATLEKLREGQRIAFVGDGVNDAPALAAADAGIAIGTGTDIAIEAADVVLMSGDLAKVPAALALSRATMRNIKQNLFWAFGYNALLVPVAAGVLYPVNGMQLSPMLGAGAMALSSVFVLTNALRLRRFQPPVIAEAPLPPAVPETPIPVTQNNEEESMTTFNVKDMTCGMCVKHVTKAVQTVEPGADVKVDLASGKVEVSPTPKDPAALARAITEAGYPAQVAA; this is encoded by the coding sequence ATGGGCGCGCAAACGCAGCTCGATTTCAACGTCCGGGGAATGACCTGCGCGTCCTGCGTCTCGCATGTGGAAAAGGCGCTGAAGGCGACGCCCGGCGTCGAAGCGGCGAACGTCAATCTCGCAACCGAGCGCGTCGACGTGACGCTCACGCCCGACGCGAATCCGGCGGCGCTCGCCAAGGCCGTCGCCGACGCCGGCTATGATCCGGTTGTCGAAACAATCGAGCTTGGCGTCGGCCGCATGACCTGCGCCTCCTGCGTCGCCCATGTCGAGAAGGCGCTGAAAGCCGTGCCCGGCGTGCTGGAGGCGAGCGTCAATCTCGCCACCGAACGCGCCAGCGTGCGCGCCCTCTCCGGCCCCGGCCTCACCGCCCGGCTGCGCCGCGCCATCACCGAGGCCGGTTACGAGCCGCGCAGGATCGAGACCGACGCCGGCGCCGCCGATCGCGAGCGCGCGCGGCGCGAGGAGGAGATGACGCAGCTGCGGACGCGGCTGATCCTCTCCGCCGTGCTCACCGCGCCCGTCTTCATTCTGGAAATGGGCGGGCACGTCATTCCCGCGTTCCATCACTGGACGATGGCCAATATCGGCGAGGAGACCATCCGCTATCTCTCCTTCATGTTCGCGACGATCGTGCTGTTCGGGCCGGGCCTCGTCTTCTACCAGAAGGGTCTGCCGGCGCTGTTTCGTGGCCAGCCCGACATGAATGCGCTCGTCGCGGTCGGCACGCTCAGCGCCTATCTCTATTCCTGCGTCGCGACCTTCCTGCCGCAGGTCCTGCCGGCCGGCGCGGTCAATGTCTATTACGAGGCGGCGGTCGTCATCGTCACGCTGATCCTCTTCGGCCGCTTTCTCGAGGCGCGCGCCAAGGGCCGCACCTCGGAAGCGATCCGCGCGCTCGCCAGATTGCAGCCCAGGACCGCGCGCGTCGAGCGCGACGGCGAGAGCGTCGACATCGACATCGACGACGTGCATGTCGGCGACATCGTGCTGGTGCGTCCCGGCGAGCGCATCCCGACCGACGGCGTCGTCACCGCCGGCTCCTCCCATGTCGACGAATCCATGGTGACCGGCGAACCCGCGCCCGTGGCGAAGGCGGCGGGCGCCGTCGTGACCGGCGCGACCGTGAACGGCGCGGGCGCCTTCTCCTTCCGCGCCACGCGCGTCGGCGCCGACACGACGCTCGCCGGCATCATTCGCATGGTGGAGCAGGCGCAGGGCGCCAAGCTTCCCATTCAGGCGATGGTCGACCGCGTCACCGCCGTCTTCGTGCCGGTGATCTTCGCCATCGCCGCCGTCACCTTCGCGGTGTGGATGCTCGTCGGTCCCGAGCCGCGCCTCACTTACGCGCTGGTGAATGCGGTGGCCGTTCTCATCATCGCCTGCCCCTGCGCCATGGGCCTCGCGACGCCCGCCGCCATCATGACCGGCACCGGGCGCGCCGCGGAACTCGGCGTCCTGTTTCGCAAGGGCGAGGCGCTGCAGACGCTTCAGGACGTGACGCTGATCGCCTTCGACAAGACGGGCACGCTCACCTTCGGCAAGCCGCGCCTAACCGATCTCGTCGCCGCCAGGGGCGAGAAGGACGATGCGCTGCTGCGTCTTGCCGCGAGCGTCGAGGCGCAGTCGGAGCACCCCGTCGCCGCGGCCATCGTCGCCGCCGCGAAGGATCGCGGCCTGAAGCTCGCGCCGGTCGCGAGCTTCGAGTCCGTCTCCGGCATGGGCGTCGCGGGCGTGGTGGAGCGGCGTCGCATCGCCATCGGCGCCGAACGCTACATGGCGTCGCTGCGCTTCGATACGAAAGCTTTCGCGGAAGACGCCGCCGCGCTCTCGGAAGAAGGCAAGACGCCCTTTTATGTCGCCGTCGACGGCAAGGTGCGCGCCATCCTCTGCGTCGCCGATGATCTCAAGCCGACGACGAAGCCCGCCATCGACGCGCTGCACGCCATCGGCGTGAAGACGGCGATGATCACCGGCGACGACGTGCGCACGGCGAAGGCCATCGCGCGGCGGCTCGGCATCGACGAAGTCGTCGCGGGCGTCATGCCCGACGGCAAGGTGGCGACGCTCGAAAAGCTGCGCGAAGGCCAGAGGATCGCCTTCGTCGGCGATGGCGTGAACGACGCCCCCGCGCTGGCCGCGGCCGATGCGGGAATCGCCATTGGCACGGGCACGGACATCGCCATCGAAGCCGCCGACGTCGTGCTGATGTCGGGCGATCTCGCCAAGGTGCCGGCGGCGCTGGCGCTGTCGCGCGCGACGATGCGCAATATCAAGCAGAATCTCTTCTGGGCCTTCGGCTATAATGCGCTGCTCGTTCCCGTCGCGGCCGGCGTGCTCTATCCGGTGAACGGCATGCAGCTCTCGCCCATGCTCGGCGCCGGCGCCATGGCGCTCTCCAGCGTCTTCGTGTTGACCAATGCGCTGCGGCTGCGCCGCTTCCAGCCGCCCGTCATCGCCGAGGCGCCCCTGCCGCCGGCGGTTCCTGAAACACCCATTCCCGTGACGCAGAACAATGAGGAGGAAAGCATGACGACATTCAACGTGAAGGACATGACCTGCGGCATGTGCGTGAAGCATGTCACCAAGGCCGTGCAGACGGTCGAGCCCGGCGCCGATGTGAAGGTGGACCTCGCGAGCGGCAAGGTTGAAGTGTCGCCGACGCCGAAAGACCCAGCGGCGCTCGCCAGGGCGATCACCGAAGCGGGGTACCCCGCGCAAGTCGCGGCGTGA
- a CDS encoding SDR family oxidoreductase, giving the protein MSRTLHGKTLFITGASRGIGLAIAKRAAQDGANVAIAAKSVTENPKLPGTIFTAAAEIEAAGGKALAISCDIRFDDQVEAAMQKTAEIFGGVDILINNASAIDLRGIDLLDMKRFDLMHQINARGSYLCAKLALPHLRKAENPHILTLSPPLDLNPKWFAPNLAYTMAKYGMSLVTLGLAKDLARDGVAVNSLWPETAIATAAVGNLLGGDEVIKRSRKPQIVADAAHAILTRPARETTGNFFIDVNVLAQEGVTDLSAYAVDPAQPAVLDFFLEAPISPNVVKSAFHAGK; this is encoded by the coding sequence ATGTCACGCACGCTCCACGGCAAGACGCTTTTCATCACCGGCGCCAGTCGCGGCATCGGTCTGGCCATCGCGAAACGCGCCGCGCAGGACGGCGCCAATGTCGCGATCGCCGCCAAGAGCGTGACGGAAAACCCCAAGCTCCCCGGCACGATCTTCACCGCCGCGGCGGAGATCGAAGCGGCGGGCGGCAAGGCCCTCGCCATTTCCTGCGACATCCGTTTCGACGATCAGGTCGAGGCGGCGATGCAAAAGACCGCCGAGATTTTCGGCGGCGTCGACATTCTCATCAACAACGCCAGCGCCATCGATCTGCGCGGCATCGACCTGCTCGACATGAAGCGCTTCGATCTGATGCATCAGATCAACGCGCGCGGCAGCTATCTCTGCGCCAAGCTCGCCCTGCCGCATCTGCGCAAGGCGGAAAACCCGCATATTCTCACCCTGTCGCCGCCGCTCGACCTGAACCCCAAATGGTTCGCGCCGAACCTCGCCTATACGATGGCGAAATATGGCATGAGCCTCGTCACCCTCGGCCTCGCCAAAGACCTCGCGCGCGACGGCGTCGCGGTGAATTCGCTGTGGCCCGAAACCGCCATCGCCACCGCCGCTGTCGGCAATCTGCTCGGCGGCGACGAAGTGATCAAACGCTCGCGAAAGCCGCAGATCGTCGCCGACGCCGCCCACGCCATTCTCACCCGGCCCGCGCGCGAGACGACCGGCAATTTCTTCATCGACGTGAATGTGCTGGCGCAGGAAGGCGTCACCGATCTTTCTGCTTACGCGGTCGATCCCGCCCAGCCTGCCGTGCTGGATTTCTTCCTCGAGGCGCCGATCAGCCCCAATGTGGTGAAATCCGCCTTTCACGCCGGCAAATGA